In Rhodothermales bacterium, the DNA window CCGATGGTGTAGCCCCACACAGTCGAGCCGTCGGCACCGGAGAGGAGGAGGGCACGGCCGCCGCCCGTCGCAGCCGAAAGGTCGGCGATGCCGTCGCCGGTGACATCGCGAAGCGCGGCGACGCCGAAGACCTGCGTGAAGCCGGTCACGGCCCAGATCGGTGTGCCGTCATCTCCGTCGACCACGCGGAGCGCGCCCGACGAGGTGCCCACCGCGACATCGGCGGAGCCGTTTCCGTTGAGATCGTCGGTGACGGCGATGGCCCAGCCCGTCGCGAGGCCCGTCTGCTGCCAGACGACTTCGCCCGTCAGCCCGTCGAGCCGGACGAGGCGGTTCGTGCTGCCGAGCCCGTTATTGCCAGTGTAAAGAAGGTCTTCGCCGCCGTCGCCGAGCGGGTACGGGGCGAACACGAACGGCGTCGTCTGCGGTTCATGTGTCCACAGGAAGAGTCCGTCGTCGGCGGCCCACGCCGAGACGAAGCGGTTCGGGTCCTCGCCGCCGCCCGCCACCGCGAGCACCTCGCCGTTGGCGAGCGCGATCTGCTCGACGACGAACGAGGGGAGGCCCGGCGTCCGCGACCACAACTCCTCGCCCGTCGCCCCGTCGAGCCCGTAGACCCGGCGGTTGTTGAACGGGTTCGGGCTCTGCGCGCTGGCGGTGCCCGTGCCCGTCGCCACGTCCGGCACGCCGTCGCCGGTCACGTCGAAGCGGGCCGAAACGGAGTAATACGACGCGAGGAACGGGTCGGTCTCGGAGCCGACCTCCCAGATCACCGAGCCGTCGACGCCGCTGAGGGCGAAGACGTGGTCGTTGCCGCCGTCGGTCGAGAAGATCACGTCGGGCGTGCCGTCGCCGTCGAGGTCGTGGCCGGTTTCGAGCGCGGTCTCGAAGAGGCCGTCGGTGCCGGAGATCGCGCCGCAGTTGTTGTTGTCGGTGCACGTGTCGAAGGACCACAGCACGTCGCCCGTGCCCCAGCCGTTGCCGTTGACGGCGAAGACGAGGTAGTTCTCCGTCCCGACGATGAGGTCGTCGTTGCCGTCGCCCGTGAGGTCGCCGGCCGAGGCGATGTGGGTGATTTTGAGGTCGTCGAAGCTCGTGTTCGGGTTGTCCGGGACGGTGAGCGTCCACAGCGCGTCGCCGCCCTCGATCTCCGGGTCGACGCCGATGCCGGTAAGGGTGACGTCGATGGTCGGCTCGTTCGGGTTCTCCGTAGCGAGCGTGAGCGTCGCCGCATACGCGCCGACGGCCGGGGGCGCGAAGGCGACGAGGACGGTGACGGTGTCGAAGGTGGCGATCTGGAGCGGGTAGTCGAGGTCGGGAATCGAGAAGGCGTCAGCGTCGCCGGAGATCGTGATGCCCGTGACCGTCGGGTCGAGGTCGCCCGTGCCGATGATCTGGAGCGGCCAGAGCGCCTGCGCGAAGCTGCCGTACGGGTTCTCGATGCGGACCTCGCCGAAGTCGTGCTCGTCCTCCGCCACGCCGACGTCTGGCTCCGCGATTACCCCGAAGCCGACGACGGAGATCTCGACCGTCGCGTTCGCCACATCGTTCGTCGTGAACGAGAGAGTCGCTTCGAGCGGCCCATAGTCGAAAGCCAGCGCGAATAGCTCGACGGCACCCGATTCGCCCGGCGCGAGCGTGAACGGGTCTCCGTCGCTGGCGAGGACGAACGCGCTGCTCCCGGTGAGCGTCTGCTCGCCGATTTCGAGCGGGGCGTCGCCCTCGTTCGTGATCGTCACGGCTCCGCCCACCGGCAGCGATGTGTCGACGACGCCGAAGTCGAGCACGTCCACGTCGTCGGCATAGACCGGCGTGCCCTCGGTCGAGAGGTCGATCTTGTAAATCACGTCGTCGAAGCCGCCGGGCTCGTCCATCACGGCGTAGAGGAACTGCGCGCCGTCGTAGGCGAGGCCACGCGGCCGGCCAGCGCCCGTCGGCACCTCCAGCGTGTCGAGCACGTCACCCGTGATGCGGTCGAGCTTCCAGAGGACTTCGATATCGGAACCGGAGTCATCGCCGACGTTCGTCGCCCACATCGTCCCATCGTAAAGGAGCGCGATCCCGCCGGGCTGCGTCGAGGGGAAGGGTAGGGTGTTGAGTACATCGCCATTGAACGCGTCGATGACGACAATCCCAGCCTCGTCGTCGGGGTGCGCCTTCGCCACCAACAAGGCCTGATCACCTCCAAATCCTTCAATAAAGGCAAGCCCATTCGAGAGCTGGCTGGGCGCGGGGATCTGATCGAGCACGGCACCTTCTGGGCTCACGGTGAAGATCTCGGGCGACGACGTGAAGCTCTCGCTCACGCGGAAGTTCTCGCCGTCCCACGTCAGGCCGAGCGGCGTCGGGAATGCCTCCCCGAGAGAAATCGTCGAGAGCACCGAACCGTCGTCGGGATCGATCTGCAAGATGCGGGGCTCCGACGACGAGCGGACGACGGCCCACAGCGAGCCGTCGTGGAAGTCGAGTCCGTGGAGCGTCGGGTTGCCGGGGATCTCGAAGAACTCGACGTAGGTCTGCGCGCGGACGGAGCCGGCGGCGAGTGTCGCGAGGGCAGCGCAGAGGAGGAATGCGTAGCGGAGAGGCATGGGACCGAGGGTTAGGTCGACGGGAGGGCCAAGGTAGGCGCTGCACGGTATAGCCGCAACGGGGCGATGCCGTCCGGCTGAACATCGGGGAAGGGTGGGCCGTTACAGGTCGGGAAGGCGCGAGTGATAGCGCCTCGGACACTTCTCTCTATCCATTCTCTCCTCTACCGCCATGAACGCCCTCTCTCTCTCCGCACGACGGCCGCTCTTCCTGGCCCTCTTCGCCCTCCTCCTCTTCCCCGCCTGCTCCACGACCGAGCGCGCCGCCGACACCACCGCCGACGCCGCCGAGGACGTAGGCGACTTCACGGTCAACGCCGCCGAGGAAACGGCCGAGTTCGCCGCCGACGTCGGCGAGACGGTCTACGATGCGGCCGGCACCGCGTGGGATGCCACCACCGACCTCTTCGACGACGACGACGACCTCGACGCCGCCGCACTCGTCCGGCCCACCTCCGCCGGCTCGGCGCAGGGCACCGTGAAGTTCTACGAGATGGACGACGCCCTGCGCGTCACCATCAGCCTCCGTGACCTCGACCCAGGGATGCACGGCTTCCACATCCACCAGAACCCCTCGTGTGACGCCGCCGACACCGACGGCGACGGGATGATGGAGCCCGCCGGGGCCGCCGGTGGTCACTGGGACCCCCACAACACCAACAACCACGGCGCGCCGACCGAGAACGTGAGCGACAAGCACGCCGGCGACCTGGGCAACATCGAGGCCGGCCCCGATGGGACCGCCACTACGACCTTTACCGTCACCGATTTCGATCATGATGTGGACGGCCGCGCTATCGTGGTGCATTCGGGCCGCGACGACCTCGAGACCGACCCCGCCGGCGGTGCCGGGACGCCCGTCGCCTGCGGCGTCATCATGGACCGCTGAGGGCGGGACGGTGGGGGATAGAAGGTAGAGGACGGATCTGCCACCCTCCATCCTCTACCTTCTCCCCACGCGCCCGCTGCCACGTCGTTGGCAGCGGGCGCGTGTATTTTAGCGCGACCCTCCCCGCGCCCGACCGACCGATGCCCGACGAGACTCCGAGCCTATTCCCCCTCTCCGAGAAGGAAGAGAAGAAGCGGAAGAAGAAGGCCGGCAAATCCGCCACGCCGCTCATGCGGCAATACTGGAAGATCAAGAACCGCCACCCCGGCGCGATCCTCCTCTTCCGCATGGGCGACTTCTACGAGACCTTCGAGGACGACGCGAAGATCGTCTCCGACGTGCTCGGCATCACGCTGACGAAGCGCTCGAACGGCGCGGCCGACGACGTGCCCCTCGCCGGCTTCCCGCACCACGCGCTCGACGCGCACCTCCCGAAGCTCGTGCAGGCCGGCTACCGCGTCGCCGTGTGTGAGCAGACCGAGGACCCGAAGTACGCCAAGAAGATCGTCAAGCGCGACGTGGTCGAGGTCGTCACGCCGGGCGTGTCGTTCCGCGACGGGCTGCTCACGCCGAAGCAGAGCCACTACCTCGCCGCCGCCGTGTGGGGCCGGGAGAAGAACGAGAAGGGTTGGGTCGGCTTCGCGTTCGTGGACGCGACGACGGGCGAATTCTTCGTCACCGAAGTGCCCGAGGCGCGGTTCGAGGAGTTGCTGCTGACCGTCGACCCGGCCGAACTGCTCGTCGACAAGCGGCAGAAGGAGGAGGCGAAGCGGATCCGGGGGACGCACTTCGCGCTCACGCCGCAGGAGGACTGGGTGTTCGGCTACGACTTCGCCTACGAGACGCTCCTCCGCCACTTCCAGACGCACTCGCTCAAGGGCTACGGCGTCGAGGAACTGGGCCTCGGGCTCGTCGCGGCGGGCGCGGCGCTCTACTACCTCGGCGAGACGCAGAAGGGTCGCGTCCCGCACGTCCGCCGCATCCAGCGCTACGCCGCCGACGACTACATCGCACTCGACCCGCAGACGAAGCGCAACCTCGAACTCGTCGCCTCGATGCAGGGCGGGCGTGAGGGCTCGCTCATCCAGATCCTCGACCGGACGAACACGCCGATGGGCGGGCGGATGCTGCGGCAGTGGCTCGTCCGCCCGCTCCGCTCCGTCGACAAGATCCAGCAGCGGCTCGACGCCGTCGACGCGCTCTTCACCGGGGCGCGCCTGCGCCGCGCGCTCCGCGACGAGCTGAAGCACGTCGGCGACCTCGAACGGCTCGCGGCGAAGGTCTGCACGGGGCGGGCGACGCCGCGCGACCTCGTCACCCTCAAGCTCACACTCCGTCAGATTCCGCTCCTCAAACAGGCGCTCGAAAGCGAGACGTGCGAGACGCTTGCGAAGGTCCGCGACGGACTCACGCTCTGCACCGGCCTCGTCGAGCGGATCGGCGCGGCGCTCGACGACGAGCCGCCGGCGAAGACGGACGCGGGCGGCTACATCCGAGCCGGGTTCTCCGAAGAGCTCGACGACCTGCGCGGGATCGCGTCGTCGGGGAAGGAGACGCTGGCGCGGTTGCAGGCCGAGGAGAGCAAGCGGACGGGGATTCCGAGCCTGAAGGTCGGTTACAACAGGGTGTTCGGCTATTACCTCGAAATCACGAACGCGCACAAGGACAAAGTCCCCGACGACTACATCCGCAAGCAGACGCTCGTCAACGCCGAGCGTTACATCACGCCCGCGCTGAAGCAGTACGAGGAGAAGATCCTCACGGCCGAGGAGCGCATCGTCGAACTCGAAGCGCAGCTCTTCGCCGAGCTGCGGATGGAGGTCGCCGAGGCGGTCGAGCCCGTGCAGCGCAACGCCCGATTCCTCGCGCTCCTCGACGTGTTCTGCTCGCTGGCCGAAGTCGCTGAGCAGCACGGCTACGTCCGCCCCGCGATCGACGACAGCCGCGTGCTCGACATCACCGACGGCCGGCACCCCGTCGTGGAGCGGGCGCTGCCGGCGGGCGAGGCGTTCATCCCCAACTCCGTCCGGCTCGACGACGACGAGCAGATCCTCATCATCACCGGGCCGAACATGGCCGGCAAGAGCGTCGTGCTCCGCCAGGTCGGGCTGATCGTGCTCCTCGCCCAAGTCGGCGGGTTCGTGCCGGCCCAGCGGGCGCGCATCGGCGTGGTCGACAAGATTTTTACGCGCGTCGGCGCGAGCGACAACCTCGCGGCGGGGGAGAGCACGTTCCTCGTCGAGATGAACGAGACGGCGAGCATCCTCAACAACGCCACGCCGCGCTCGCTGATCTTGCTCGACGAGGTCGGGCGCGGCACGTCCACGTTCGACGGGCTGAGTATCGCGTGGGCCGTCGTCGAGTACCTCCACGAGCACGCCGAGGTGGCCGCCCGCACGCTCTTCGCCACGCACTACCACGAACTGAATGCGCTCGCCGACCGGCTCGGGCGCGTCCGCAACGCTCGCGTGCAGGTGCAGGAGCACGACGGCAAAGTCATCTTCCTCCGCAAGCTGATCCCCGGCGGCGCCGACCACTCGTACGGCATCGAGGTCGCGCGGATGGCGGGGCTGCCCGAGGCGGTGATCCGCCGCGCAAAGGCCGTGCTCCACCACCTCGAAGCGCACAACGTCGCCGAGGAGATCGCCCACGCTGGCGGCCCGCCGCCTGATTCACCGGACGCCTCGGGCGACGGCGCGATGCCCGCCGCTCACGCCGCGCGCCCTGCCTCCGTTGCTCCCGCCGTGCCGCCCGCGCTCCCCGAAGCCGCCCACCCGGACCCCGCCATCATCGAAGTCATGGACCGGCTCGACGACTTCGACCCCGACCGGATGACGCCCATCGAGGCGCTGATGGCGCTCGCCGAGCTGAAGCGGATCGCCGAGCGCTGACGGCCCGGTGATCGGCACGGCTCGGTGCGGTACTTTCCCGGAGTCCCTCGTGCCCTGACGCCGTCGCCATGCCTGCCCGGATGCGCCCCCGCTTCGAGTTCGTCGCCCCGTGCCCGCCGGCGCAGGCGGCGGAGCGTCTGCGCGAAGCGCTCGGCCGGCCCGAGGCGTGGTGCCGGGGGAATGTCTACCGCGGCCACGCCGTGTTCTACGTCCCCGCCGCCGAGGAGCGCGTCTGGTCCCCGTTCCTCTCGCTCGACTTCGACGGCGTCCACGAGCAGACGCGGGTGCGGGGGCTCTACGGCCCGAAGCCCGCGACGTGGAGCCTGTTCATCGCGGGCTACGCCATCTGCGGGTGCCTCGCCCTCTTCGCCCTCGTCTACGGCTGGGCGCAGTGGTCGATCGATCAGACGCCGTGGGCGTTCGCCGTGCTGCCCGCCTCTGCCCTCGGCGCGCTCGGTGTCTACGGCCTCGCCCGCTATGGGCAGTGGCGCGGCCGGGCGCAGATGGAAGCCCTCCGCCAGTTCGTCGACGAGGCGGTCGGGGCGCCGGCCGAACCTGAGAGCGTGCGCGGCTAGACCTGGTGGTCGTGGCGCTGCTCGGCGAGGCGCTCGACGTCGGCGACGGTCTCGGGGAGGGCGCGGACGGTTTCGAGCGCCATCGACCAGTGGGGGAAGAGGCGGCGCTCGCGCGTCCCTCGGGCAAGGACCTCGACATCGGTGTGACGGCGGTCTGCGTCGATCCGGTCGTAGGTAGCGCGGACGGCGGCCTCGGGGCCTTCGAGCCACTGCACGAACACGCCCGGCCCCTCGAACGGGACGAGCGTGGTCGGCGGCGGGGCTTCGGGGTCGGGCTCGGGCAGCGGGGTGGGCGGGCCGTAGAGCAGCAACCCCGTCACGCCGACGCGGGCGTTGTTGCGCATCGACGACATCAGGATGGGCAGCAGATCGCGCTCGTCGAGTTCGCGGGTGGCGCGGGAGCGGTAGAGGAGCGTGTGCAGGAGGGACATGCGAAGAGGGCGCTAGCGAGGGGGACCGCAAGGTAACGGTGTCGCACCTCTTCGGGCTCCCCACCGCACCGACGACGTTCCACGGGTATCGGTGGGCTACGGGGTGGGCTGGTGGCGGGCCGCGGCGAGGCGTGCGATCGCGTCGGCGGAGGAGGGGAGAGCCCCGCTCGGCTCCAGGGCCATCGCCCAGTGAGGGAAGAGCCGGTGCGTGCTCGTGCCGGTCCCGAGGAGGACGAGGTCCGTGTGGCGGGTGTCGTGGGCGATGCGGTCGAAGTAGAGCGCCCGCACTGCGTCCTCGGGCCCTTCGAGCCATTGGACGAACGCCCCCGGCCCGTCGAAGGGGACGACGCTCGTGAGCATCGTCAGGTCCGCCTCGGCGTTGGGGAGCGACTCCTTCGGGCCGTAGAGCAGGACCCCGGTGATGCCGTCGCGCGCGTTGTTGCGCAGCGAAATCATGAGGAGGCGGAGGAGGTCGTGCGCGTCGAGGACTCGGACGGAATGGGACCTGTAGAGGAGCGTGAAGAGGTCCGGCATGGGCGTCGGGTTCGGGTCTAAGCGCAAAGTACAAAAACCTTGATCGAAGGGTGTGGCAGGCTCCGGCATGCCTGCGGCGAGCCGTAGCCGGGGGCGTCTCGGTTTCTCGATCGCGAGGACCAAATAGGACGGGCAGGAGGTTAGACCTCTCCCTTCTCCCGGTTAGCCCTTCCGCCATGTTCTTCAACTCCTGGGACGCGCTCGGCCGCATCCTCCTCGTCGGCACGCTGGCGTACGTCGCGCTCGTCTTCGTCCTCCGCATCTCCGGCAAGCGGACGCTCTCGAAGATGAATGCGTTCGACTTCGTCGTCACCGTCGCCCTCGGCTCGACACTGGCCTCGACGATCCTCTCGAAAGACACGGCCCTCGCCGAAGGCGTGCTCGCGCTCGCGCTCCTCATCGGTCTCCAGTTCTTCATCACGTGGTGCTCGGTCCGCTGGGAGTGGTTCCAAAGCCTGGTCAAGTCCGTGCCGACACTCATCTACTACCGGGGCGAGTTCCAGCAGGCGGCGATGAAGCGCGAACGTGTGACGACGGAGGAGGTCCGCTCAGCCGTGCGGAAGCATGGGAACGCGAAGATGGCCGACGTCGCCGCCGTCGTGCTCGAGAGCGACGGGTCGTTCACGGTGATGAGCGACCTGGAGAAAGGCGATGCCCACGATGCGCTGGCGAACGTGGAGGGAACCAGCGACCGACCTCACCTCCAGCCCGGCCAGACGAAGGGGGCTGTCGCTTGAGACGTGTGGAGGTATGGAGGTGTGGACGTAAGCTTGGAGAGGTATCGACTCAATAAATTCTAGCCACGGACCACGGACCACGGACCACGGACCACGGACCACGGACCACCGTCAGGCCAGCACCTGCCCGAAGGCGATCTCCTCGGCGGCGAGGACGAAGACGGTCGAGGGGAGCCCCGCCGTGCGCTCGCGGAAGCGGGCGTAGTAGGCCTCGAAGTCGTCCCCCTCCGTCGGGGCTGCCATGCCGAGGAAGACGAGGTCGGCGTTGGCCGAGGCCGTGCGCAGGATCTCGTCGAACGGGCGGCCCTCGGCGACGATCACGTCGAGCGCCGCGCCGGTGCGCGTCCGGGCGATGATGGGGAGGAGGCCGGCGCGCGTGGCCTCGGCGGCGGCGGCGTCCGGGGCGACGATCTTCAGGCGGATCTCGCTGCCGCGCCACGTCAGGCTCGTCGAGAGGAGGTAGGCGAGGATCAGCATAAGCCCGCCGTTCCCCTTCAGCCCGCCCCACCACACGTCGATCCGCTTGCGCTCTCCGTAGCCTCGGTCTTCGTCGTCGCGCACGATGACGACGTTGCGGCGGGCGGAGTAAAAGTGCTCGATCATCGCGCAGTAGCGAGCGCGGAGGGCGGGGTCCTGGCTGTCGCCGAGGAGCACGGTGTTCGGCGTGAGCGAGCCGAGCCCGTACGACTCGACGAGGCGCTCGGCGCCGACGAACGGGTCGGGTGCGGCGATGACGCGGGCGAGGCCCTGCACGGCGCGCTGGGCGAGGTACTCGCGGATGTTCTTCTCCATCGCTTGCTGGCGCTCGGCCGAGACGCCGGGCGTGGTGAGCACGGTCGAGACGGTGAGGAGCGCGCGGTTGTGCGAGATGGCGCGGGCGAGGTCGATGAGGTGCCAGCGCCGCGTCGGCGCGCCGGAGAGGACGAGGAGGTGGGGCCGCCAGTTCTTCGCATCGGCCTCGTCGCGGAGCCGCATCAGCCCGGCGCGCGTGATCGCCATCCACAGCCCGCTCCGCACGTCGCCCCACGCCGACTCCAGGCTCCGCCGCTCCAGCCACACGTAGACGCCGAGCACGAAGAGCACGGCCACGACCGTCGCCGCCGCGTTGATGAGGAACATCACGGCCACGCAGCCGAGCGCGCCGAGGAGCGAGAACGCCCAGTGGACCTGGAACGTCGGCCGGAACGACGGGCTCCGCAGGAACCGCTCGATGCCCGCCGCGATGTTGAGCACGCCGTAGGTCGTGAGGAAGAACATCGTGAGGACGGGCGCGATCAGGTTGAGGTCGCCGAAGTAGACGGCGACGAGCGCGAGCGCGAGCGTGAGGACGGTCCCGGCGCGCGGCGCGTCGTCGTCGCCGGAGCCCTTGCCGAGCCAGCCGAGCTTGCGCGGCAGCACGCCGTCGCGCGCGAGGGCCTGCAGCACGCGCGGCGCACCGAGGACCGAGCCGAGCGCGCTCGACAGCGTTGCGCCCCAGACGCCGAGCAGGATCGCGTCGCCCCAGTACGCCATCTTCCGCATGATGAGCGGGTCCGCGATCAGCGTCGCCGCGTCGGCGCGCATCGCGAGGAGGACCGGGAGCGCCATGTAGATGAGGTAGCCCACGCCGACGGCGGCGAACGTCCCGCGCGGGATCGAGCGGCTCGGGTCGCGGAGGTCGCCCGACATGTTGACCCCGGCCATGATCCCCGTGACGGCGGGGAAGAACACGGCGAAGACGACCCAGAACGGCTCGCTCAGCCGGTCCGCCGCGCCCCACATCTCGATACTCGTCTCCTCGATCGGGCTCCCGAAGAGGAGGGAGACGAGCGAGAGCGCAATCGCGGCCATGATGAAGTACTGCGCCCGGATCGCCGTCTTCGCCGAGACGAGCGCGAGCACGGCCACCGCCACCGTCGTCACGAGCCCGACGACCTTCTCGTTCACCGCCGGGAACGCCCGCCCGACGCTCTCCGCGAAACCGATCGTGTAGAGCGCGATCGAGAGCGCCTGCGCGAGGTAGAGCGGGATGCCGACCGCCCCGCCCGTCTCGATCCCGAGCGAGCGGCTGATCATGTAGTACGCCCCGCCCGCCCGCACCCGCTGGTCCGTCGAGATCGCCGCGATCGAGAGCGCCGTCAGAAACGTGATCGCCGTCGAGAGCGTGACGATGAGCAGCGCCCCGAGCAGGCCGACGTTGCCGACCACCCACCCGAAGCGGAGGTACATGATGACGCCGAGGATCGTCAGGATCGACGGCGTGAAGACGCCGCCGAACGTGCCGAGCCCGCCCTCTTTGCCGGGGGCGACGAGTTCGTGCGGGGGACGGAGGCGCTGACGGAGACGGCGGAGCATGAGCCGGGGGCGGGGCGAGCGGGCCGCGAAGGATAACGCAGCGGGCCCTCCGAATGCACGACTCGGAGGGCCCGCCTGTCACGTGGCGACCCGCGAAGGCCGCTGACTCCGTGCGCTCACTTCGGGTCGAACTTCGTCCCCGGCGTGCGCGAGGCCGCGTTCGGCTTCACGTCTTTGATGTCGGCGTTCGTGCCCGAGCCCTGCGGCATCGGCCCGGCCGCGCTGGAGTTCTCCTGCACCACGCCGGGGTCGTCGGCTGTTCCGACGCGCGGGTTCGGGACGCCGCTCCGGCCGAGCGCCCGCCCAGCACTCGCGAGCAGGCCCCCGAGCCGTTCGATCTTCGACGTGACGGCGTCGTCGTCGGCCTGGTCGGCGGCCTCGGTCGTCTGCTCACCGAGGCGTTCGAGGATGCGGCCCACCTCGCCGCCGTCGATGGGTTTGGCCGCGAGGGCGGCGCGCAGCTCGCCGAGGACGGTGGCGACGCCGTTCATCCCGTCGTGGTCGGCGAGGGTGTCGAGCCAGCGTTCGATCGTGGAGCGGGC includes these proteins:
- a CDS encoding BLUF domain-containing protein, with protein sequence MPDLFTLLYRSHSVRVLDAHDLLRLLMISLRNNARDGITGVLLYGPKESLPNAEADLTMLTSVVPFDGPGAFVQWLEGPEDAVRALYFDRIAHDTRHTDLVLLGTGTSTHRLFPHWAMALEPSGALPSSADAIARLAAARHQPTP
- a CDS encoding PQQ-binding-like beta-propeller repeat protein, which encodes MPLRYAFLLCAALATLAAGSVRAQTYVEFFEIPGNPTLHGLDFHDGSLWAVVRSSSEPRILQIDPDDGSVLSTISLGEAFPTPLGLTWDGENFRVSESFTSSPEIFTVSPEGAVLDQIPAPSQLSNGLAFIEGFGGDQALLVAKAHPDDEAGIVVIDAFNGDVLNTLPFPSTQPGGIALLYDGTMWATNVGDDSGSDIEVLWKLDRITGDVLDTLEVPTGAGRPRGLAYDGAQFLYAVMDEPGGFDDVIYKIDLSTEGTPVYADDVDVLDFGVVDTSLPVGGAVTITNEGDAPLEIGEQTLTGSSAFVLASDGDPFTLAPGESGAVELFALAFDYGPLEATLSFTTNDVANATVEISVVGFGVIAEPDVGVAEDEHDFGEVRIENPYGSFAQALWPLQIIGTGDLDPTVTGITISGDADAFSIPDLDYPLQIATFDTVTVLVAFAPPAVGAYAATLTLATENPNEPTIDVTLTGIGVDPEIEGGDALWTLTVPDNPNTSFDDLKITHIASAGDLTGDGNDDLIVGTENYLVFAVNGNGWGTGDVLWSFDTCTDNNNCGAISGTDGLFETALETGHDLDGDGTPDVIFSTDGGNDHVFALSGVDGSVIWEVGSETDPFLASYYSVSARFDVTGDGVPDVATGTGTASAQSPNPFNNRRVYGLDGATGEELWSRTPGLPSFVVEQIALANGEVLAVAGGGEDPNRFVSAWAADDGLFLWTHEPQTTPFVFAPYPLGDGGEDLLYTGNNGLGSTNRLVRLDGLTGEVVWQQTGLATGWAIAVTDDLNGNGSADVAVGTSSGALRVVDGDDGTPIWAVTGFTQVFGVAALRDVTGDGIADLSAATGGGRALLLSGADGSTVWGYTIGNGTLDQAAEVVAVVPDIDGNGAPEIAVGSRHGRLALLASTGDILTASDDDAIPTAFSLDGGYPNPFREQTTLGYTLPEAVDVRLTVYDVLGRRVRTLVAEPQAAGTYNVVWDGRGAAGARAASGVYIARLEAGRSAATQRLVLVR
- a CDS encoding amino acid permease, which gives rise to MLRRLRQRLRPPHELVAPGKEGGLGTFGGVFTPSILTILGVIMYLRFGWVVGNVGLLGALLIVTLSTAITFLTALSIAAISTDQRVRAGGAYYMISRSLGIETGGAVGIPLYLAQALSIALYTIGFAESVGRAFPAVNEKVVGLVTTVAVAVLALVSAKTAIRAQYFIMAAIALSLVSLLFGSPIEETSIEMWGAADRLSEPFWVVFAVFFPAVTGIMAGVNMSGDLRDPSRSIPRGTFAAVGVGYLIYMALPVLLAMRADAATLIADPLIMRKMAYWGDAILLGVWGATLSSALGSVLGAPRVLQALARDGVLPRKLGWLGKGSGDDDAPRAGTVLTLALALVAVYFGDLNLIAPVLTMFFLTTYGVLNIAAGIERFLRSPSFRPTFQVHWAFSLLGALGCVAVMFLINAAATVVAVLFVLGVYVWLERRSLESAWGDVRSGLWMAITRAGLMRLRDEADAKNWRPHLLVLSGAPTRRWHLIDLARAISHNRALLTVSTVLTTPGVSAERQQAMEKNIREYLAQRAVQGLARVIAAPDPFVGAERLVESYGLGSLTPNTVLLGDSQDPALRARYCAMIEHFYSARRNVVIVRDDEDRGYGERKRIDVWWGGLKGNGGLMLILAYLLSTSLTWRGSEIRLKIVAPDAAAAEATRAGLLPIIARTRTGAALDVIVAEGRPFDEILRTASANADLVFLGMAAPTEGDDFEAYYARFRERTAGLPSTVFVLAAEEIAFGQVLA
- the mutS gene encoding DNA mismatch repair protein MutS — translated: MPDETPSLFPLSEKEEKKRKKKAGKSATPLMRQYWKIKNRHPGAILLFRMGDFYETFEDDAKIVSDVLGITLTKRSNGAADDVPLAGFPHHALDAHLPKLVQAGYRVAVCEQTEDPKYAKKIVKRDVVEVVTPGVSFRDGLLTPKQSHYLAAAVWGREKNEKGWVGFAFVDATTGEFFVTEVPEARFEELLLTVDPAELLVDKRQKEEAKRIRGTHFALTPQEDWVFGYDFAYETLLRHFQTHSLKGYGVEELGLGLVAAGAALYYLGETQKGRVPHVRRIQRYAADDYIALDPQTKRNLELVASMQGGREGSLIQILDRTNTPMGGRMLRQWLVRPLRSVDKIQQRLDAVDALFTGARLRRALRDELKHVGDLERLAAKVCTGRATPRDLVTLKLTLRQIPLLKQALESETCETLAKVRDGLTLCTGLVERIGAALDDEPPAKTDAGGYIRAGFSEELDDLRGIASSGKETLARLQAEESKRTGIPSLKVGYNRVFGYYLEITNAHKDKVPDDYIRKQTLVNAERYITPALKQYEEKILTAEERIVELEAQLFAELRMEVAEAVEPVQRNARFLALLDVFCSLAEVAEQHGYVRPAIDDSRVLDITDGRHPVVERALPAGEAFIPNSVRLDDDEQILIITGPNMAGKSVVLRQVGLIVLLAQVGGFVPAQRARIGVVDKIFTRVGASDNLAAGESTFLVEMNETASILNNATPRSLILLDEVGRGTSTFDGLSIAWAVVEYLHEHAEVAARTLFATHYHELNALADRLGRVRNARVQVQEHDGKVIFLRKLIPGGADHSYGIEVARMAGLPEAVIRRAKAVLHHLEAHNVAEEIAHAGGPPPDSPDASGDGAMPAAHAARPASVAPAVPPALPEAAHPDPAIIEVMDRLDDFDPDRMTPIEALMALAELKRIAER
- a CDS encoding BLUF domain-containing protein, translated to MSLLHTLLYRSRATRELDERDLLPILMSSMRNNARVGVTGLLLYGPPTPLPEPDPEAPPPTTLVPFEGPGVFVQWLEGPEAAVRATYDRIDADRRHTDVEVLARGTRERRLFPHWSMALETVRALPETVADVERLAEQRHDHQV
- a CDS encoding superoxide dismutase family protein, whose translation is MNALSLSARRPLFLALFALLLFPACSTTERAADTTADAAEDVGDFTVNAAEETAEFAADVGETVYDAAGTAWDATTDLFDDDDDLDAAALVRPTSAGSAQGTVKFYEMDDALRVTISLRDLDPGMHGFHIHQNPSCDAADTDGDGMMEPAGAAGGHWDPHNTNNHGAPTENVSDKHAGDLGNIEAGPDGTATTTFTVTDFDHDVDGRAIVVHSGRDDLETDPAGGAGTPVACGVIMDR
- a CDS encoding YetF domain-containing protein, which encodes MFFNSWDALGRILLVGTLAYVALVFVLRISGKRTLSKMNAFDFVVTVALGSTLASTILSKDTALAEGVLALALLIGLQFFITWCSVRWEWFQSLVKSVPTLIYYRGEFQQAAMKRERVTTEEVRSAVRKHGNAKMADVAAVVLESDGSFTVMSDLEKGDAHDALANVEGTSDRPHLQPGQTKGAVA